The proteins below are encoded in one region of Mangifera indica cultivar Alphonso chromosome 7, CATAS_Mindica_2.1, whole genome shotgun sequence:
- the LOC123221336 gene encoding dihydrolipoyl dehydrogenase 1, mitochondrial, which yields MAMASLARRKAYLLSRTVGMDNVLRYSFSYSVRRGFASGSDDNDVVVVGGGPGGYVAAIKAAQLGLKTTCIEKRGALGGTCLNVGCIPSKALLHSSHMYHEAKHSFAHHGVKFSSVDVDLPAMMAQKDKAVANLTRGIEGLFKKNKVNYVKGYGKLISPSEVSVDTIEGGSTVVKGKNIIIATGSDVKSLPGITIDEKKIVSSTGALALSEIPKKLVVIGAGYIGLEMGSVWGRLGSEVTVVEFAPDIVPSMDGEVRKQFQRTLEKQKMKFMLKTKVVGVDSSGNGVKLTLEPAAGGEQTILEADVVLVSAGRTPFTAGLGLDKIGVETDKVGRILVNERFATNVPGVYAIGDVIPGPMLAHKAEEDGVACVEFIAGKHGHVDYDKVPGVVYTHPEVASVGKTEEQVKALGVEYRVGKFPFLANSRAKAIDDAEGIVKILAEKETDKILGVHIMSPNAGELIHEAVLAINYDASSEDIARVCHAHPTMSEALKEAAMATHDKPIHI from the exons ATGGCGATGGCTAGTTTAGCTAGAAGAAAGGCGTACCTGCTTTCGAGAACCGTCGGTATGGATAATGTTCTCAGGTACAGTTTCAGTTACTCCGTCAGAAGAGGCTTCGCTTCGGGATCTGATGATAACGACGTTGTCGTCGTCGGTGGGGGACCCGGAGGTTACGTTGCCGCCATAAAAGCCGCTCAACTTGGACTCAAGACCACCTGCATCGAGAAGCGTGGGGCTCTGGGTGGCACCTGCCTCAACGTTGGCTGCATCCCCTCTAAG gCGCTTCTTCATTCATCACATATGTACCATGAAGCCAAGCATTCTTTTGCCCATCATGGTGTGAAGTTCTCTTCTGTTGATGTTGATTTACCTGCTATGATGGCTCAAAAAGACAAAGCTGTAGCTAATCTTACTCGAGGTATTGAAGGTTTATTTAAGAAGAACAAAGTGAACTATGTCAAAGGGTATGGCAAGCTCATTTCCCCCTCTGAGGTCTCTGTGGATACCATTGAAGGTGGAAGCACTGTTGTCAAAggaaagaatattataattgcTACTGGTTCTGATGTCAAGTCTCTACCTGGAATCACCattgatgaaaagaaaattgtatCATCCACTGGAGCTTTAGCGTTGTCTGAAATCCCTAAGAAACTTGTAGTCATTGGGGCTGGCTACATTGGGCTGGAGATGGGCTCAGTTTGGGGCAGACTCGGTTCAGAGGTAACTGTTGTTGAATTTGCTCCTGATATTGTACCATCCATGGATGGGGAGGTTCGCAAACAATTTCAACGTACACTTGAGAAgcagaagatgaaattcatGCTTAAAACTAAGGTGGTGGGAGTTGATTCATCTGGAAATGGTGTGAAATTAACTCTTGAACCAGCAGCTGGTGGTGAGCAGACCATTCTTGAAGCTGATGTTGTTCTTGTATCTGCTGGTAGAACTCCATTCACTGCTGGGCTTGGACTGGACAAGATAGGAGTGGAAACCGATAAGGTGGGACGGATATTGGTTAATGAAAGATTTGCTACAAATGTGCCTGGTGTCTATGCAATTGGAGATGTAATTCCAGGGCCTATGTTAGCCCACAAGGCAGAAGAGGATGGGGTTGCTTGTGTGGAATTCATAGCTGGTAAACATGGTCATGTGGACTATGATAAGGTACCTGGGGTAGTCTATACACACCCTGAGGTTGCATCTGTTGGGAAAACTGAGGAACAGGTAAAGGCACTTGGTGTTGAGTACCGTGTTGGGAAATTCCCTTTTCTGGCAAATAGCCGAGCAAAAGCAATTGATGATGCTGAAGGAATTGTCAAGATTTTGGCTGAGAAAGAGACTGACAAAATATTGGGCGTCCATATCATGTCACCAAATGCGGGAGAGCTCATTCACGAAGCTGTTCTGGCCATAAATTATGATGCATCAAGTGAAGACATTGCCCGTGTGTGCCATGCACATCCGACAATGAGTGAGGCATTGAAGGAAGCTGCTATGGCCACTCATGACAAACCCATTCACATCTAA
- the LOC123221814 gene encoding probable protein phosphatase 2C 13 → MIVDQNMVAETEIICQNISGAVLDVQYHVNSSASTPPIFHELRVSDSVSSEISGFESVVSCSETIKSTVVESSPGKSFPRIRSGSYAEIGRRVSMDDDHICIDDLSACLGSLLKCPMPSAFYGVFDGHGGPEAAVFIKNNAVKLFFEDADLPPISVIDDVFLAELENSHRRAFSLAEHALVDERRVGRGCGTTALTALVLGRHLLVANAGDCRAVLCRKGVAVDMSQDHRPSYLAERRRVEELGGYIDDGYVNGCLSVTRALGDWDLKRPLGSASFLIADPDIQRVVLTEDDEFLIIGCDGIWDVMSSQYAVSLVRRGLRRHDDPQQWAQELVMEASRLNSSDNLTAIVICFISLARAESSLPRRRFRCTSLSEEAQNRLRSFLEGN, encoded by the exons ATGATTGTGGATCAGAATATGGTGGCAGAAACGGAGATAATTTGTCAGAACATAAGTGGTGCGGTTTTAGATGTGCAATATCATGTAAACAGCTCTGCTTCGACTCCCCCGATCTTTCATGAACTCCGTGTTTCGGACTCGGTTTCATCCGAAATCTCGGGCTTTGAATCG gTTGTCAGTTGTTCGGAGACCATTAAAAGTACTGTTGTGGAGTCTTCACCTGGCAAGTCTTTTCCAAGAATCCGTTCTGGTAGCTATGCTGAAATTGGACGTAGAGTGTCAATGGATGACGACCACATTTGTATTGATGATCTATCTGCTTGTCTGGGGTCTCTTTTAAAGTGTCCTATGCCAAGTGCTTTCTATGGTGTATTTGATGGTCACGGTGGACCAGAAGCAGCTGTTTTTATCAAGAATAATGCtgtgaaattattttttgaggATGCTGATTTGCCACCAATATCTGTTATTGATGATGTTTTTTTAGCTGAGTTGGAAAATTCTCATAGGCGAGCATTTTCACTTGCAGAGCATGCCTTGGTTGATGAACGCAGAGTTGGCAGAGGATGTGGTACAACTGCGCTGACTGCTTTAGTACTTGGAAGGCATTTACTGGTTGCAAATGCTGGTGACTGCCGAGCAGTTCTCTGTAGAAAAGGAGTTGCTGTTGATATGTCTCAAGACCATAGGCCTTCCTATCTTGCAGAACGCAGACGAGTGGAGGAGTTAGGGGGATATATTGATGATGGTTATGTTAATGGTTGTCTGTCTGTCACTCGAGCCTTGGGAGACTGGGACTTGAAACGCCCACTTGGGTCTGCTTCTTTTCTCATCGCTGACCCAGATATTCAACGAGTTGTGTTAACAGAGGATGATGAATTCCTAATCATTGGGTGTGATGGTATCTGGGATGTCATGTCAAGCCAGTATGCAGTTAGCCTTGTCCGCAGGGGTCTGAGGCGACATGATGACCCACAGCAATGGGCTCAAGAACTAGTGATGGAGGCATCACGCCTAAATTCATCAGATAATCTCACTGCAATTGTTATCTGCTTCATTTCCCTTGCTCGTGCAGAGTCATCTCTTCCGCGGCGTAGGTTCAGGTGCACAAGTTTATCTGAGGAGGCACAAAATAGACTGAGGAGCTTTTTAGAAGGCAATTGA